The following proteins come from a genomic window of Drosophila sulfurigaster albostrigata strain 15112-1811.04 chromosome X, ASM2355843v2, whole genome shotgun sequence:
- the LOC133848227 gene encoding uncharacterized protein LOC133848227, translated as MQLSLLWALLAVLPAARAVLSPSRVYDDENTSLQLSLEDLEREQEQQQQQLQQPHPFDLNRPPLLPNHYEWHPSVAASVPPSYVHDAAQLEQAERLRQLHLQHQQLSAGYALPSHLPDSLLLLGGPNGNVVLPTPATTPTAATTTTTTAAAIKSGTRLLQPIVPFDLDLQLQLNGVQYLNDNALPRPLPRLVPRPLRPPYTYVQQQQQPLRSTYNPPPSQLSPIPPPQSKQFAYAPLPQRNYATAPRIPLPYPPSFISITTRRPGATGYSSGYAKPFRPSQPDPTPDLFAGRESKSLLDSYIPSWEVLRLLQQHQQSRPVQRHTLAYAVPSMRLFKRNSKGGEGAPEGRRIVKKSLPSGDATKITKFT; from the exons CAACTATCTCTGCTCTGGGCACTGCTCGCAGTGCTGCCAGCCGCACGCGCCGTGTTGTCGCCTTCGCGAGTCTATGACGATGAGAATACATCGTTGCAATTGAGTCTGGAGGACTTGGAACGCgagcaggagcaacaacagcaacagctacagcagccGCATCCCTTCGATCTCAATCGTCCGCCACTGTTGCCCAACCACTACGAGTGGCATCCTAGTGTGGCAGCCAGCGTGCCACCCAGCTATGTGCATGATGCCGCTCAACTGGAGCAAGCCGAGCGCTTGcggcaattgcatttgcaacatcaacagctcAGCGCTGGCTACGCGCTGCCCTCTCACCTGCCGGACAGTCTGCTACTGCTTGGTGGCCCCAATGGCAACGTCGT cttgCCCACGCCAgcgacaacaccaacagcagcaacaacaacaacgacgacggcagcagcaataaaGTCGGGAACGCGACTGCTTCAACCCATTGTTCCCTTTGATCTGGACCTGCAGCTTCAGTTAAATGGCGTGCAGTATCTAAATGACAATgccctgccacgcccactgccCAGACTAGTGCCACGTCCACTGCGACCACCGTACACCTacgtgcagcagcaacagcagccccTACGATCCACATACAATCCACCTCCCAGTCAATTATCACCAATTCCCCCCCCCCAATCAAAGCAATTTGCCTACGCTCCGCTGCCACAGCGCAACTATGCAACAGCTCCACGGATCCCATTGCCCTATCCACCCAGCTTTATAAGCATCACAACGCGTCGACCAGGCGCAACTGGCTACAGCTCAGGCTATGCGAAGCCCTTCAGACCCTCGCAGCCAGATCCAACGCCTGATCTGTTTGCTGGTCGTGAATCGAAATCGCTGCTGGACTCGTATATACCCAGCTGGGAGGTTCTCCGGCtactgcagcagcatcagcaatcGCGTCCAGTGCAGCGGCATACGCTAGCATATGCTGTGCCCAGCATGCGACTCTTCAAGCGCAACTCCAAGGGAGGGGAAGGAGCGCCTGAGGGACGTCGCATTGTAAAGAAATCGCTACCCAGCGGCGATGCAACGAAAATTACCAAATTTACTTAG